A region from the Enoplosus armatus isolate fEnoArm2 chromosome 24, fEnoArm2.hap1, whole genome shotgun sequence genome encodes:
- the LOC139306467 gene encoding cyclic AMP-responsive element-binding protein 1-like isoform X1, whose product MTMEAGADTQQSGETVSESEAQQITLAQIVCDNGLQASIAAGQVTSSSPTVTLVQLPNGQTVQVHGVIQAAQPSVIQSPQVQTVQISTVAESEDSQESVDSVTDSQKRREILSRRPSYRKILNDLSSDVPGVPRIEEEKSEDDTAPAITTVTMPTPIYQTSSGQYIAITQGGAIQLANNGTDGVQGLQTLTMANATQPGATILQYAQTSDGQQILVPSNQVVVQAASGDVQAYQIRTAPTSAITPGVVMATSPALGTGGGTEEVTRKREVRLMKNREAARECRRKKKEYVKCLENRVAVLENQNKTLIEELKALKDLYCHKSE is encoded by the exons ATGACCATGGAGGCtggtgcagacacacagcaaagtGGTGAAACAGTCTCTGAGTCTGAGGCCCAGCAGATCACCCTGGCTCAG ATAGTGTGTGATAATGGGTTGCAGGCATCCATAGCAGCAGGCCAGGTGACGTCCAGCAGTCCCACAGTCACCCTAGTGCAGTTACCCAACGGCCAGACAGTCCAAGTGCACGGTGTAATCCAAGCTGCCCAGCCCTCTGTCATCCAGTCCCCACAAGTTCAGACTGTACAG ATTTCGACTGTTGCAGAGAGTGAGGACTCTCAGGAGTCTGTAGACAGCGTGACAGATTctcagaagaggagagagatcCTGTCCAGACGACCATCTTATAG GAAGATTCTGAACGACTTATCGTCGGATGTTCCAGGAGTACCTCGAATTGaggaagaaaagtcagaggacgACACAGCCCCTGCCATCACCACAGTGACCATGCCCACTCCCATCTATCAGACCAGCAGTGGCCAGTACA TTGCCATTACCCAGGGTGGGGCCATCCAGCTAGCCAATAATGGCACAGATGGAGTGCAGGGCCTGCAGACACTGACCATGGCCAACGCTACCCAGCCTGGTGCCACTATCCTGCAGTACGCCCAGACCAGCGACGGGCAGCAGATCCTAGTGCCCAGCAACCAAGTGGTTGTACAAG ccGCCTCCGGTGATGTCCAGGCCTATCAGATCCGCACAGCTCCCACCAGCGCCATCACTCCCGGGGTGGTCATGGCGACTTCGCCTGCACTGGGCACAGGAGGAGGCACTGAGGAAGTCACACGCAAAAGGGAGGTCCGACTTATGAAAAACAG GGAGGCAGCCCGTGAGTGTcgcaggaagaagaaggagtaCGTCAAGTGTCTGGAGAACCGCGTGGCTGTGCTGGAGAACCAGAACAAAACCCTCATCGAGGAACTCAAAGCTCTCAAAGACTTGTACTGCCACAAATCCGAGTAG
- the mettl21a gene encoding protein N-lysine methyltransferase METTL21A isoform X1 → MALVPYVENSLPALSKLHNSSAQFRFANHDLRLAQDWKKLGVAAVVWDAAVVMCMYLELGKVEMKGKKAIELGAGTGLVGIVAALLVLAKKIGIFLTLLGAKVTITDREPALDFLSANVKANLPPDSQGSAVVSELTWGEGLERYPAGGFDLVLGADIVYLEDTFEPLLQTLEHLCSNTTVVLLACKIRYKRDTNFLSMLKEQFRVEEVYYDKQRDIHVYQSWKLPPRRDL, encoded by the exons atGGCTCTCGTTCCGTATGTAGAGAATTCGTTACCTGCGCTTTCCAAACTCCACAACTCATCAGCTCAGTTTCGGTTCGCCAACCACGACCTCCGTCTTGCCCAGGACTGGAAAAAGCTTGGGGTAGCAGCAGTTGTGTGGGATGCG GCAGTTGTGATGTGTATGTACCTGGAGCTGGGGAAGGTGGAGATGAAAGGGAAGAAGGCAATTGAACTGGGAGCTGGCACTGGACTGGTGGGCATTGTGGCAGCCCTGCTGG TGTTGGCAAAAAAAATTGGCATATTCTTAACCTTACTAGGTGCCAAGGTGACCATCACTGACAGAGAGCCTGCCCTGGACTTCCTCTCTGCCAACGTGAAGGCCAACCTGCCCCCAGACTCCCAGGGATCAGCGGTGGTGTCTGAGCTGACCTGGGGAGAGGGCCTTGAACGATACCCAGCCGGGGGATTTGATCTGGTGCTGGGAGCAGACATTGTTTACCTGGAGGACACCTTTGAGCCGCTGCTGCAGACTCTGGAGCACCTGTGTTCAAACACCACTGTGGTGTTACTGGCATGCAAGATCCGCTACAAGCGAGATACAAACTTTTTGAGCATGCTGAAGGAGCAGTTCAGAGTTGAAGAGGTCTATTATGACAAACAGAGGGACATCCATGTATATCAATCTTGGAAACTGCCACCTCGGAGGGATTTGTGA
- the mettl21a gene encoding protein N-lysine methyltransferase METTL21A isoform X2, producing the protein MALVPYVENSLPALSKLHNSSAQFRFANHDLRLAQDWKKLGVAAVVWDAAVVMCMYLELGKVEMKGKKAIELGAGTGLVGIVAALLGAKVTITDREPALDFLSANVKANLPPDSQGSAVVSELTWGEGLERYPAGGFDLVLGADIVYLEDTFEPLLQTLEHLCSNTTVVLLACKIRYKRDTNFLSMLKEQFRVEEVYYDKQRDIHVYQSWKLPPRRDL; encoded by the exons atGGCTCTCGTTCCGTATGTAGAGAATTCGTTACCTGCGCTTTCCAAACTCCACAACTCATCAGCTCAGTTTCGGTTCGCCAACCACGACCTCCGTCTTGCCCAGGACTGGAAAAAGCTTGGGGTAGCAGCAGTTGTGTGGGATGCG GCAGTTGTGATGTGTATGTACCTGGAGCTGGGGAAGGTGGAGATGAAAGGGAAGAAGGCAATTGAACTGGGAGCTGGCACTGGACTGGTGGGCATTGTGGCAGCCCTGCTGG GTGCCAAGGTGACCATCACTGACAGAGAGCCTGCCCTGGACTTCCTCTCTGCCAACGTGAAGGCCAACCTGCCCCCAGACTCCCAGGGATCAGCGGTGGTGTCTGAGCTGACCTGGGGAGAGGGCCTTGAACGATACCCAGCCGGGGGATTTGATCTGGTGCTGGGAGCAGACATTGTTTACCTGGAGGACACCTTTGAGCCGCTGCTGCAGACTCTGGAGCACCTGTGTTCAAACACCACTGTGGTGTTACTGGCATGCAAGATCCGCTACAAGCGAGATACAAACTTTTTGAGCATGCTGAAGGAGCAGTTCAGAGTTGAAGAGGTCTATTATGACAAACAGAGGGACATCCATGTATATCAATCTTGGAAACTGCCACCTCGGAGGGATTTGTGA
- the LOC139306467 gene encoding cyclic AMP-responsive element-binding protein 1-like isoform X2 — protein MTMEAGADTQQSGETVSESEAQQITLAQASIAAGQVTSSSPTVTLVQLPNGQTVQVHGVIQAAQPSVIQSPQVQTVQISTVAESEDSQESVDSVTDSQKRREILSRRPSYRKILNDLSSDVPGVPRIEEEKSEDDTAPAITTVTMPTPIYQTSSGQYIAITQGGAIQLANNGTDGVQGLQTLTMANATQPGATILQYAQTSDGQQILVPSNQVVVQAASGDVQAYQIRTAPTSAITPGVVMATSPALGTGGGTEEVTRKREVRLMKNREAARECRRKKKEYVKCLENRVAVLENQNKTLIEELKALKDLYCHKSE, from the exons ATGACCATGGAGGCtggtgcagacacacagcaaagtGGTGAAACAGTCTCTGAGTCTGAGGCCCAGCAGATCACCCTGGCTCAG GCATCCATAGCAGCAGGCCAGGTGACGTCCAGCAGTCCCACAGTCACCCTAGTGCAGTTACCCAACGGCCAGACAGTCCAAGTGCACGGTGTAATCCAAGCTGCCCAGCCCTCTGTCATCCAGTCCCCACAAGTTCAGACTGTACAG ATTTCGACTGTTGCAGAGAGTGAGGACTCTCAGGAGTCTGTAGACAGCGTGACAGATTctcagaagaggagagagatcCTGTCCAGACGACCATCTTATAG GAAGATTCTGAACGACTTATCGTCGGATGTTCCAGGAGTACCTCGAATTGaggaagaaaagtcagaggacgACACAGCCCCTGCCATCACCACAGTGACCATGCCCACTCCCATCTATCAGACCAGCAGTGGCCAGTACA TTGCCATTACCCAGGGTGGGGCCATCCAGCTAGCCAATAATGGCACAGATGGAGTGCAGGGCCTGCAGACACTGACCATGGCCAACGCTACCCAGCCTGGTGCCACTATCCTGCAGTACGCCCAGACCAGCGACGGGCAGCAGATCCTAGTGCCCAGCAACCAAGTGGTTGTACAAG ccGCCTCCGGTGATGTCCAGGCCTATCAGATCCGCACAGCTCCCACCAGCGCCATCACTCCCGGGGTGGTCATGGCGACTTCGCCTGCACTGGGCACAGGAGGAGGCACTGAGGAAGTCACACGCAAAAGGGAGGTCCGACTTATGAAAAACAG GGAGGCAGCCCGTGAGTGTcgcaggaagaagaaggagtaCGTCAAGTGTCTGGAGAACCGCGTGGCTGTGCTGGAGAACCAGAACAAAACCCTCATCGAGGAACTCAAAGCTCTCAAAGACTTGTACTGCCACAAATCCGAGTAG